Proteins co-encoded in one Ziziphus jujuba cultivar Dongzao chromosome 9, ASM3175591v1 genomic window:
- the LOC107434218 gene encoding uncharacterized protein LOC107434218 → MDSHLSAAEERSLEGDDEFVQPPAAAVNPPPAAVPPPPAAVPPSQETFTQTSVAPTEPLVVPIQPLTSAAPSESLVVPIQPPAPALIQPPGQLVDANNAPVEIWQQVPLDLQLIADDGSQLVFVQPPAAAVNPPPAAVNPPPAAVPPPAAAVPPPPETFTQTSAAPTEPLAVPIQPPAAALTLAAPTEPLVVPAQPSAAALIQPPGQLVDGVGQLVGGMGQLAGGIEQLAANNAPVEIWQQVPLDLQLIADDGSQLVPVRPGAPLQSRLLMWMGDDVQPPVRPVQQPPARPVQQPPAWPAQQPPARPPQQRPFWPQQRPPARPPQQPPAWPAQQPPFCPQQQPPFWPAQQPLFRPQQQPPAWLVQQPPAGLPQAPFGPQQQPPFRPQQDPIRCGYFMDHGLCVRGDCPLLHPPEFALQRSELLYDPQKPLCDFFLARRFCRKGRLCKLHHPYSVGMVNPHVRLNAQFLPLRDDAEECPYTARGLPCYAGIYCQFHHPEPGNH, encoded by the exons atGGATAGCCATCTCTCTGCTGCGGAAGAGCGCTCTCTGGAAGGTGACGATGag TTTGTTCAGCCTCCGGCTGCTGCTGTTAACCCTCCACCTGCCGCTGTTCCCCCTCCACCTGCTGCTGTTCCCCCTTCACAAGAAACCTTCACTCAGACTTCAGTGGCCCCTACTGAGCCCCTAGTAGTCCCTATTCAGCCCCTCACTTCAGCGGCCCCTAGTGAATCCCTAGTAGTCCCTATTCAGCCCCCAGCACCAGCTCTCATTCAGCCTCCAG GGCAACTCGTGGATGCCAACAATGCTCCAGTGGAGATCTGGCAACAAGTTCCTCTTGACCTGCAACTCATTGCTGATGATGGCAGCCAACTTGTG TTTGTTCAGCCTCCGGCTGCTGCTGTTAACCCTCCACCTGCTGCTGTTAACCCTCCACCTGCTGCTGTTCCCCCTCCAGCTGCTGCTGTTCCCCCTCCACCAGAAACCTTCACTCAGACTTCAGCAGCCCCTACTGAGCCCCTAGCTGTCCCTATTCAGCCTCCAGCAGCTGCTCTCACTTTAGCGGCCCCTACTGAACCCCTAGTAGTCCCTGCTCAGCCTTCAGCAGCAGCTCTCATTCAGCCTCCAG GGCAACTCGTGGATGGAGTGGGGCAACTCGTTGGTGGAATGGGGCAACTCGCTGGTGGCATAGAGCAACTCGCA GCCAACAATGCTCCAGTGGAGATCTGGCAACAAGTTCCTCTTGACCTGCAACTCATTGCTGATGATGGCAGCCAACTTGTG CCCGTTCGGCCTGGTGCTCCACTGCAGAGCAGACTCCTGATGTGGATGGGAGACGATGTG CAGCCCCCCGTTCGGCCGGTGCAGCAGCCCCCCGCTCGGCCGGTGCAGCAGCCCCCTGCTTGGCCGGCGCAGCAGCCCCCCGCTCGGCCACCGCAGCAGCGCCCGTTTTGGCCGCAGCAGCGGCCCCCCGCTCGGCCGCCGCAGCAGCCCCCCGCTTGGCCGGCGCAGCAGCCCCCGTTTTGTCCACAGCAGCAGCCCCCGTTTTGGCCGGCGCAGCAGCCCCTGTTTCGGCCGCAGCAGCAGCCCCCTGCTTGGCTGGTGCAGCAGCCCCCCGCTGGGCTGCCGCAGGCCCCGTTTGGGCCGCAGCAGCAGCCCCCCTTTCGGCCGCAGCAGGACCCCATTCGGTGTGGGTACTTCATGGACCATGGACTTTGTGTCCGTGGAGATTGTCCACTGTTGCACCCG cctGAATTTGCATTACAGCGTAGTGAGCTTTTATATGATCCACAGAAACCACTGTGTGAT TTTTTTCTGGCGCGGCGATTTTGTCGCAAGGGTAGGTTGTGCAAGCTGCACCATCCCTATTCGGTAGGGATGGTTAATCCGCATGTGCGTCTCAACGCACAGTTTTTACCGCTGCGCGAT GACGCAGAAGAATGCCCATACACCGCACGAGGTCTTCCATGCTATGCGGGTATCTACTGCCAGTTCCACCATCCGGAGCCTGGCAATCATTAG